A single Ammospiza caudacuta isolate bAmmCau1 chromosome 6, bAmmCau1.pri, whole genome shotgun sequence DNA region contains:
- the LIN52 gene encoding protein lin-52 homolog isoform X1, whose translation MAAPADGTDLEASLLSFEKLDRASPDLWPEQLPGVAEFAASFKSPITSSPPKWMAELENDDIDMLKELGSLTTANLMEKVRGLQNLAYQLGLDECLSWERNTLCYQCQRSVHFDLH comes from the exons ATGGCGGCTCCGGCGGACG GCACCGACCTGGAGGCCTCGCTGCTGAGCTTCGAGAAGCTGGACCGCGCCTCCCCGGACCTGTGGCCCGAGCAGC TGCCCGGCGTTGCCGAGTTCGCCGCCTCCTTCAAAAGC CCAATTACAAGTTCTCCTCCCAAGTGGATGGCTGAATTAGAAAATGATGATATTGATATGCTGAAGG AGCTGGGGAGCCTTACTACAGCTAATCTGATGGAAAAAGTTCGTGGCCTGCAGAACCTGGCTTATCAGCTGGGACTGGATGAAT GTCTCTCTTGGGAGAGGAACACGCTTTGCTACCAGTGTCAGAGAAGTGTTCACTTTGATTTGCATTAA
- the ALDH6A1 gene encoding methylmalonate-semialdehyde dehydrogenase [acylating], mitochondrial: protein MAAVAARGAWGGPRRVALRLPRRAGAPWIASVTASFSSSVPTTKLFIDGKFIESKTTEWIDIHNPATNEVVGRVPKATASEMEAAVASCKKAFWNWSETSVLSRQQIFLRYRQLIKENLKELSKLITYEQGKTLADAEGDVFRGLQVVEHACSVTSLILGETMPSITKDMDTHTYRLPLGVCAGIAPFNFPAMIPLWMFPMAMVCGNTFLMKPSERVPGALMFLAKLFQDAGAPDGTLNIIHGQHEAVNFICDHPDIKAISFVGSNQAGEYIYERGSRNGKRVQANMGAKNHGVVMPDANKENTLNQLVGAAFGAAGQRCMALSTAILVGEAQRWLPELVDRAKNLRVNAGDQPGADLGPLISPQAKERVCGLIEKGVKEGASLLLDGRNVKVKGYEKGNFVGPTILAKVKPNMTCYKEEIFGPVLVVLEADTLDEAIEMVNNNPYGNGTAIFTTNGATARKYSHLVDVGQVGVNVPIPVPLPMFSFTGSRASFRGDANFYGKQGVQFYTQLKTIISQWKEEDATIAKPAVVMPTMGN from the exons atggcggcggtggcggcgcgCGGAGCGTGGGGCGGACCGCGCCGCGTGGCGCTCAGG CTACCGCGGAGAGCCGGTGCCCCCTGGATCGCCTCAGTCACCGCGTCCTTCTCCTCCTCGGTG CCAACAACCAAACTCTTCATTGATGGGAAGTTCATTGAGTCCAAAACTACTGAATGGATTGATATCCACAACCCA gCCACAAATGAGGTGGTTGGCCGTGTACCGAAAGCCACAGCCAGTGAGATGGAGGCAGCTGTGGCTTCTTGCAAAAAGGCTTTTTGGAACTGGTCAGAAACATCTGTTTTGAGTCGCCAGCAAATCTTTCTGCGCTACCGACAACTCATCAAAGAGAATCTG AAAGAACTTTCCAAACTCATCACCTATGAGCAAGGGAAGACCCTGGCTGATGCTGAGGGAGATGTTTTCCGAGGCCTGC aggtggTTGAACACGCTTGCAGTGTGACATCCCTCATCCTTGGGGAGACCATGCCCTCCATCACTAAGGACATGGACACTCACACCTACCGCCTGCCTCTGGGAGTGTGTGCTGGCATTGCACCATTCAACTTCCCAGCCATGATTCCTCTTTGGATGTTCCCCATGGCCATGGTTTGTGGAAACACCTTCCTGATGAAACCGTCTGAGCGTGTACCAGGAGCACTAATGTTCCTTGCCAAGCTGTTTCAGGATGCTGGTGCCCCTGATGGGACCCTAAATATTATCCATGGACAGCATGAAG CTGTGAATTTCATTTGTGACCACCCGGATATCAAAGCAATCAGCTTTGTGGGATCCAATCAGGCTGGCGAGTACATCTATGAGAGAGGATCCCGGAATGGCAAGAGAGTCCAGGCCAACATG GGAGCCAAGAATCATGGTGTGGTGATGCCTGATGCCAATAAAGAGAACACCTTGAACCAGCTGGTTGGAGCTGCTTTTGGAGCAGCTGGCCAACGCTGCATGGCCCTGTCTACAGCAATTCTAGTAGGAGAAGCTCAGAGATGGCTGCCAGAGCTTGTAGACAGAGCCAAAAATCTACGAGTAAATGCAG GAGACCAGCCTGGAGCAGATCTTGGGCCTCTAATCAGTCCCCAGGCTAAGGAACGGGTTTGCGGTCTGATTGAGAAAGGAGTAAAAGAAGGTGCCAGCCTTCTCCTGGATGGACGTAATGTCAAAGTGAAGGGTTATGAAAAGGGCAATTTTGTTGGACCAACGATCCTTGCCAAAGTCAAG CCAAACATGACTTGCTATAAGGAGGAAATCTTTGGGCCTGTCCTAGTGGTGCTGGAAGCAGACACTTTGGATGAGGCCATTGAGATGGTGAACAATAACCCCTATGGGAATGGAACTGCAATCTTCACCACCAATGGAGCCACAGCTCGGAAGTATTCTCACTTAGTAGATGTGGGGCAG GTGGGTGTCAACGTTCCAATCCCAGTACCTCTGCCCATGTTCTCTTTCACTGGCTCTCGTGCTTCTTTCAGAGGGGACGCCAATTTCTATGGCAAACAG GGAGTGCAGTTCTACACACAGCTGAAAACGATCATTTCTCAATGGAAAGAGGAAGATGCCACCATTGCCAAGCCTGCTGTGGTTATGCCAACTATGGGAAACTAA